Proteins from one Pseudomonas sp. KBS0710 genomic window:
- a CDS encoding phage tail sheath protein has product MADYLHGVRVIELNDGTRPIRTIPTAVIGMVCTAEDADPLVFPLNTPVLLTNVQTAVGKAGVKGTLAASLQGIADQTKPYAIVVRVKEGADEAATTSALIGGTTPNGQYTGMKALLAAKSRVGMTPRILGVPGLDSLPVATALGAIAKDLRAFAYVSAWGCKTKEEVVAYRENFGAREMMVIWPDFQNWDTVADKTATASAVARALGLRAKIDQETGWHKTLSNVAVSGVTGISADVFWDLQNPATDANYLNSNDVTTLINANGFRFWGSRTCSDDPQFAFENYTRTAQILADTMAEAHMWAIDRPMHASLVRDLVEGVNAKMRELKSQGYLIGGSCWYPDDINTKDTLKAGKLWVDYDYTPVPPLEDLTFRQRITDRYLIDFAKGINS; this is encoded by the coding sequence ATGGCCGATTATCTCCACGGTGTGCGGGTCATCGAACTCAACGACGGCACCCGCCCCATTCGCACTATTCCCACCGCAGTTATCGGCATGGTTTGTACGGCTGAGGATGCGGACCCGCTTGTTTTCCCACTGAACACGCCCGTCCTGCTCACTAACGTACAGACAGCTGTCGGCAAAGCTGGCGTCAAGGGCACCCTGGCTGCGAGCCTGCAAGGCATCGCAGATCAGACCAAGCCCTACGCCATCGTGGTACGAGTCAAGGAAGGTGCCGACGAAGCGGCCACCACCAGCGCTCTGATCGGCGGCACCACTCCGAACGGCCAATACACCGGCATGAAAGCCCTGCTCGCCGCAAAGTCACGCGTGGGCATGACGCCTCGCATTCTCGGCGTGCCAGGTCTGGACAGTTTGCCGGTGGCCACCGCCCTCGGCGCCATCGCCAAAGACCTTCGCGCCTTTGCTTACGTCAGCGCCTGGGGCTGCAAAACCAAGGAAGAGGTGGTCGCTTACCGCGAGAACTTCGGCGCCCGCGAAATGATGGTGATCTGGCCGGACTTCCAGAACTGGGACACCGTCGCCGACAAGACCGCCACCGCCTCGGCAGTGGCTCGTGCGCTGGGCCTGCGCGCCAAGATCGATCAGGAGACAGGTTGGCACAAGACCCTTTCCAACGTAGCCGTAAGCGGCGTCACAGGTATCAGCGCCGATGTGTTCTGGGATCTGCAAAACCCGGCCACCGACGCCAACTACCTCAACAGTAACGACGTCACCACGTTGATCAATGCCAACGGCTTCCGCTTCTGGGGCAGCCGTACCTGCAGCGACGATCCGCAGTTCGCTTTCGAAAACTACACGCGCACTGCGCAGATCCTCGCGGACACCATGGCCGAAGCGCATATGTGGGCCATCGACCGCCCTATGCACGCCTCGCTGGTACGCGACCTGGTCGAAGGCGTGAATGCCAAGATGCGCGAGCTGAAATCCCAGGGTTACTTGATCGGGGGCAGCTGCTGGTATCCGGACGACATCAACACCAAGGACACCCTCAAGGCCGGCAAGCTTTGGGTGGATTATGACTACACCCCAGTGCCGCCGCTTGAAGACCTCACCTTCCGCCAGCGAATCACCGACCGTTACCTGATCGACTTCGCCAAAGGTATCAATAGCTAA
- a CDS encoding phage major tail tube protein, which translates to MAMPRKLKNLNLFNDGNSYLGVAKSVTLPALGRKMEAYRGGGMNGPVKSDLGFSDDGIQFEWKTGGLDLISLRQFGAVNASSVALRFSGPYQQDDTGETSNVEVVVRGRHETIEMGEAKAGEDTEHSMKTTCSYYKLTVDGEEIIEIDLLNFVEKVNGVDMLEKHRTAMGI; encoded by the coding sequence ATGGCAATGCCTCGCAAGCTCAAAAACCTTAACCTGTTCAATGACGGCAACAGCTACCTCGGCGTGGCCAAGTCCGTCACCCTGCCCGCCCTCGGCCGCAAGATGGAAGCCTATCGCGGCGGCGGGATGAATGGCCCGGTCAAATCTGACCTGGGCTTTTCTGATGACGGCATCCAGTTCGAATGGAAGACGGGTGGCCTCGACCTGATCTCTCTACGCCAGTTCGGCGCCGTCAACGCCTCCAGCGTGGCCCTGCGATTCTCTGGCCCATACCAACAGGACGACACGGGCGAAACGAGCAACGTGGAAGTGGTCGTGCGGGGTCGTCACGAGACCATCGAGATGGGCGAAGCCAAGGCCGGCGAAGACACCGAACACTCCATGAAAACCACCTGCAGCTACTACAAGCTGACCGTGGATGGCGAAGAAATCATCGAAATCGACCTGCTCAACTTCGTCGAGAAAGTCAACGGCGTGGACATGCTGGAGAAGCACCGCACCGCTATGGGCATCTGA
- a CDS encoding phage tail assembly protein, translating into MKDETIEQPHVQQLADDNTVTLDTPIRRGTTTIETITLRKPNSGELRGVSLVELLQMDVGSLIKVLPRISAPSLTAVEVAGMDPADLLALSSKISGFLLQKSAKTDASLVA; encoded by the coding sequence ATGAAAGACGAAACCATCGAACAGCCCCACGTGCAGCAGCTGGCCGACGACAACACCGTCACCCTCGACACTCCAATTCGTCGAGGCACTACCACTATCGAAACCATCACCCTGCGCAAGCCGAACTCCGGCGAATTGCGCGGCGTGAGCCTGGTAGAGCTGCTGCAGATGGACGTCGGCAGTTTGATCAAGGTTCTGCCACGCATCAGCGCACCGAGCCTCACCGCTGTAGAAGTTGCAGGCATGGACCCGGCCGACCTCCTGGCCTTGAGTAGCAAAATCTCTGGTTTTTTGTTGCAGAAGTCGGCGAAGACGGATGCATCCCTCGTCGCGTAG
- a CDS encoding GpE family phage tail protein encodes MADLAVVFHWAPADMDQLGLQDLMDWRERARVRSSTDGE; translated from the coding sequence ATGGCCGATCTGGCCGTGGTTTTTCACTGGGCACCGGCTGATATGGATCAGTTGGGCCTGCAAGACCTGATGGACTGGCGCGAGCGCGCTAGGGTGCGGAGTTCCACTGATGGCGAATGA
- a CDS encoding phage tail tape measure protein translates to MANDLRLQVLLSAIDQATGPLKKITGGSQETARALKAARDRLKELNTQQRDVGAWRELQAATKATSEALAANNSKVGELARTTAKVRQQLAPTQALFEQSRQKVDALKTSQSDLKRELTGTRNALGLLGDEHRQSGSQIAALNAVMQKGNALTREQQAEYTRLTAAQRERKTQLDQLAAKEKTLADRYTLSTAQLRTSRAGHSSLRDEILRLETPFKAQLTLLKQHTAESKRLGEQYGQQQGKLSALGTQLKDAGINTNALGASELKLKRDMDIATLAINAQMDRLDALKRKQDSLAKARATYDKTQSMAGRMAVSGAAGLGVGYAASRPVASAIKAFAPNEDSATQLKVSMMSDTGKVSEDFQKITDLATKLGDRLPGTTADFQNMMTMLRRQGLSAQSILGGTGEAAAYLGVQLKMEATDAAEFAAKMQDATRTTEKDMMGLMDTIQRGFYAGVDPGNMLQGFSKIAPVMDVIKKSGIDAAKELAPLLIMMDQAGMEGSSAGNAFRKIFQAGLNQDKVEKANSIAARANKGVSLKFTDDKGNFAGLENLYAQVEKLKVLNDSDRTAVISKLFGDDAETMTTLNTMMNKGLAGYQEVQQKMQSQADLRTRVNEQLGTLTNVMEAAEGSFTNAMAEFGAAVAPELKDLINTLGEIANKIGTWARENPKLAGGLVKVVAAVAAAAVVFGTLALTMASMLGPFAVLRYGMAMFGIRLGTIKAQLIGTRVAAAGTGVEVGRMGRIWKTLTASRAAGGMMSVIPSLVSSARLAAVSVLPMLSGAISAVGAAILATPIGWLIGAVAGLVAAAVLIYKYWKPIKGFFLGFWQGLTEALQPVLDGFSKFGGLLASLAKAAYSIPVVGFALQLLGNIVRPLFNIISSGISTVIGWFSNLLTPVEDVGGAAQSMGQRFGSAIGGMIMTLLQGIGSIATGVVNIWTTIKASFDQGLVGILQLITNFSPLGLFYQAFAGVMNYFGVELPGKFTEFGSMIVNGLVNGLTAGLGAVKGAIGSIGDSSIGWFKEKLGIHSPSRVFAELGGFTMEGLTKGLESGQKGPLNALSSMSQKLTAAGTLTLTAPAMPAMPAMPAMPALDGFTMETLTKGLGGGQKGPLSTLSSMSKQLTAAGTLALTATAMPALAVDDRPPISSSGTSTLYDSHDTYQITFAAAPGMDVQAMEKSLRAILSKIENEKRARQRSKLSDRD, encoded by the coding sequence ATGGCGAATGATCTGAGGCTACAGGTGCTGCTCAGCGCCATCGACCAAGCCACGGGACCACTGAAGAAAATCACGGGCGGCAGCCAGGAAACCGCCCGAGCGCTCAAGGCTGCACGTGACCGCCTGAAGGAACTCAACACCCAGCAGCGCGACGTCGGCGCCTGGCGCGAGCTACAAGCCGCTACCAAAGCCACCTCCGAGGCACTGGCTGCGAACAACTCCAAGGTAGGCGAACTCGCCCGCACCACTGCCAAAGTCCGTCAACAGCTCGCACCGACTCAAGCACTTTTCGAACAGTCCCGGCAGAAGGTTGACGCTCTCAAAACCAGTCAATCCGACCTCAAGCGCGAACTCACGGGAACGCGTAACGCTTTGGGTTTGCTTGGCGACGAACACCGTCAATCAGGCAGCCAGATCGCCGCCCTGAATGCCGTGATGCAAAAGGGCAATGCCCTCACCCGCGAACAGCAAGCCGAATACACCCGACTGACTGCTGCTCAGCGCGAGCGTAAAACTCAGCTGGATCAGCTTGCAGCCAAGGAAAAGACCTTGGCTGACCGCTACACGCTTAGCACCGCGCAGCTGCGCACCAGTCGCGCCGGCCATTCCAGTCTACGTGACGAAATTCTCCGGTTGGAAACTCCGTTCAAAGCCCAGCTCACTCTGCTCAAGCAACACACCGCCGAGTCGAAGCGCTTGGGCGAGCAGTACGGTCAGCAGCAAGGGAAGCTATCTGCCCTGGGCACGCAGTTGAAAGACGCTGGCATCAACACCAATGCCCTGGGCGCTTCCGAGTTGAAGCTTAAGCGGGACATGGACATCGCCACCCTGGCGATCAACGCGCAGATGGACCGGCTGGACGCGCTGAAACGCAAGCAGGACAGCCTGGCGAAGGCCCGTGCCACCTACGATAAAACCCAGAGCATGGCCGGCCGCATGGCTGTATCAGGTGCCGCCGGTCTCGGTGTGGGATACGCCGCAAGCCGGCCCGTGGCCTCAGCTATCAAGGCTTTTGCCCCGAATGAGGACTCTGCCACGCAGTTGAAGGTGTCGATGATGAGCGACACTGGGAAGGTCTCTGAAGACTTCCAAAAGATCACGGACCTGGCCACCAAACTTGGCGATCGCCTGCCCGGTACCACGGCGGACTTCCAGAACATGATGACCATGCTCCGACGCCAGGGTCTCAGCGCTCAAAGTATTCTCGGCGGTACAGGTGAAGCGGCTGCCTACCTGGGCGTTCAGCTCAAGATGGAAGCCACCGACGCGGCTGAGTTCGCCGCGAAAATGCAGGACGCTACCCGCACCACCGAGAAGGACATGATGGGCCTGATGGACACCATCCAGCGCGGTTTCTACGCAGGCGTGGACCCAGGCAACATGCTCCAGGGTTTCAGCAAAATCGCGCCGGTGATGGACGTCATCAAAAAGTCAGGGATCGATGCGGCCAAAGAACTGGCACCGCTGCTGATCATGATGGACCAGGCCGGTATGGAGGGCAGTTCCGCCGGTAACGCCTTCCGTAAAATTTTCCAGGCTGGTTTGAATCAAGACAAAGTCGAGAAAGCCAACAGCATCGCAGCTCGCGCGAACAAGGGCGTCTCGCTCAAATTCACGGATGACAAAGGCAACTTTGCTGGCCTAGAGAACCTTTACGCGCAGGTGGAAAAGCTGAAGGTTCTGAACGATTCAGACCGTACGGCCGTCATCAGTAAGCTGTTTGGCGACGACGCTGAAACCATGACCACCCTGAATACAATGATGAATAAGGGGCTGGCTGGATACCAGGAAGTACAGCAGAAGATGCAATCCCAAGCTGATCTGCGTACCCGCGTCAACGAGCAGCTCGGTACTCTGACCAACGTGATGGAAGCAGCCGAAGGCAGTTTTACCAACGCCATGGCCGAATTCGGTGCTGCTGTTGCGCCCGAATTGAAAGACCTGATCAACACCCTGGGTGAAATCGCCAACAAAATTGGCACCTGGGCGCGCGAAAACCCAAAGCTCGCCGGTGGACTTGTCAAAGTCGTGGCAGCCGTAGCAGCCGCAGCGGTTGTATTCGGCACATTGGCCCTGACCATGGCGAGTATGCTCGGCCCCTTCGCTGTGCTGCGCTATGGCATGGCGATGTTCGGCATTCGCCTGGGGACAATCAAAGCCCAGTTGATCGGTACCCGCGTAGCAGCAGCTGGGACAGGTGTCGAAGTCGGACGGATGGGACGAATCTGGAAAACGTTGACCGCAAGCCGAGCAGCTGGAGGCATGATGAGCGTCATCCCCTCCCTGGTCAGTTCTGCTCGACTGGCCGCAGTAAGCGTGCTGCCAATGCTCAGCGGTGCGATCAGTGCGGTCGGCGCTGCAATCCTCGCTACACCGATAGGTTGGTTGATTGGAGCCGTCGCCGGTTTGGTGGCGGCTGCCGTCCTCATCTACAAATACTGGAAACCGATCAAGGGATTCTTTCTTGGTTTTTGGCAAGGGCTCACAGAAGCCCTGCAGCCAGTACTAGATGGGTTCAGTAAGTTCGGTGGATTGCTTGCCAGCCTGGCCAAGGCCGCCTACTCCATTCCAGTTGTAGGTTTTGCATTGCAGCTGCTCGGCAACATCGTCCGCCCGCTGTTCAACATAATCTCGTCCGGTATCAGCACTGTGATCGGGTGGTTCAGTAATCTTTTGACTCCGGTCGAAGACGTCGGCGGCGCGGCGCAGTCGATGGGCCAGCGCTTTGGTTCAGCCATCGGCGGCATGATCATGACTCTGCTACAGGGCATCGGCTCGATCGCCACCGGCGTAGTCAATATCTGGACCACCATCAAGGCGAGCTTTGACCAAGGCCTCGTGGGCATTCTGCAATTGATCACCAACTTCAGCCCATTGGGTCTGTTCTACCAGGCATTTGCCGGCGTCATGAATTACTTTGGCGTAGAACTGCCAGGCAAATTTACCGAGTTCGGCAGCATGATCGTCAACGGCCTGGTCAACGGCTTGACCGCCGGCCTCGGCGCCGTGAAGGGAGCTATCGGTTCAATCGGCGACTCCAGCATCGGATGGTTTAAGGAAAAGCTCGGTATCCACAGCCCATCGCGAGTGTTCGCTGAGTTGGGCGGTTTCACTATGGAAGGTCTGACAAAGGGGCTGGAGAGCGGACAGAAAGGGCCGCTCAATGCCTTGTCGAGTATGAGCCAGAAACTGACCGCCGCCGGCACGCTTACCCTCACCGCGCCAGCCATGCCAGCCATGCCAGCCATGCCAGCCATGCCAGCGTTGGACGGCTTTACCATGGAAACACTGACAAAGGGGCTGGGTGGTGGACAGAAAGGGCCGCTTAGCACCTTGTCGAGCATGAGCAAGCAGCTGACCGCAGCCGGCACACTGGCCCTAACCGCGACAGCCATGCCGGCGTTGGCAGTTGATGACCGCCCCCCGATCAGCAGCTCGGGGACATCGACGCTTTACGACAGCCATGACACCTACCAAATCACTTTCGCTGCAGCACCAGGCATGGACGTGCAGGCCATGGAAAAAAGCCTGCGCGCCATACTCAGCAAGATTGAAAACGAGAAACGCGCCCGTCAGCGCAGCAAGCTATCGGATCGGGATTAA
- a CDS encoding phage tail protein, with amino-acid sequence MMLSLGMFVFSLSTLAYQELQRQTNWRHASNSRVGAAPALQFVGRGEDTITLPGLLLPELAGSILSLDALRLMANTGKAWPMVEGTGRIYGLWVIESLSETKTLFFRDGTPRRIEFTLTLKRTDDDRIDLLGAATSTGLNILRGLL; translated from the coding sequence ATGATGCTCAGCCTCGGCATGTTCGTGTTCAGCCTATCGACCCTCGCCTACCAGGAACTGCAGCGCCAGACCAACTGGCGCCATGCCAGCAACAGTCGCGTCGGCGCGGCTCCTGCGCTGCAATTTGTTGGCCGTGGCGAGGACACCATCACCCTCCCCGGTCTACTTTTGCCGGAGCTGGCCGGCAGCATTCTCAGCCTGGATGCTCTGCGTTTGATGGCGAACACTGGCAAGGCCTGGCCGATGGTCGAGGGCACCGGGCGGATTTATGGTTTGTGGGTGATCGAAAGCCTGAGCGAGACTAAGACTCTGTTTTTCCGCGACGGCACACCACGACGTATTGAGTTCACCCTGACCCTGAAACGTACAGATGATGACCGTATTGATCTGCTCGGAGCTGCTACCAGCACCGGCCTGAACATTCTGCGGGGGTTGCTGTGA
- a CDS encoding phage late control D family protein, with translation MIDAAISKVTGFLKDTAERFVRDAAYPVPAFRLMVDGNDIAHLVSPRLMTLGLTDNRGVEADQLTITLSDHDGLLSIPPKGAVLRLWLGWSDTGLVDKGTYTVDETEHSGAPDVLSIRARSADLRKGLKTKRERSWSNTTLGDVLGDIAIGNGLTATIAGALDGLPILQLDQANESDANLISRLGEEFDAVASVKAGCLLCLPAGGGKTASGMNLPHITLTRADGDQHRYLQADRDSYDGVRAYYYDVNSAKKQEAIAGGGENLKDLRHTYSDQQSALRAARAEFRRLQRGSATLSYTLAMGRPDLIPELTYTLQGVKEEIDEIIWYGGNVEHSLTADGGYTVSLDLESKLPEDNVEDLAEENKGDYTGIIAYYRDHKTGKEKTVTAGDQSKPRRLRWLYASEKTAKRAVDREWAKMKATA, from the coding sequence GTGATTGATGCCGCGATCTCCAAGGTCACCGGGTTCCTCAAGGATACGGCCGAACGGTTCGTCAGGGACGCAGCTTATCCCGTGCCAGCGTTCCGCCTGATGGTCGACGGCAACGACATCGCCCACCTGGTAAGCCCGCGTTTGATGACCTTGGGGCTGACCGACAATCGTGGCGTGGAGGCCGACCAGCTCACAATCACGCTGAGCGACCACGACGGCCTGTTGTCGATACCACCAAAGGGCGCAGTACTTCGTTTGTGGTTGGGGTGGAGCGACACGGGCCTGGTGGACAAAGGCACCTATACCGTAGACGAAACCGAACACAGCGGTGCCCCTGACGTGCTTAGCATCCGCGCTCGCTCGGCCGACCTGCGCAAGGGCCTGAAAACCAAACGCGAACGTAGCTGGAGCAACACCACGCTCGGCGACGTGCTGGGCGATATCGCCATTGGCAACGGTCTGACGGCCACCATCGCAGGAGCACTTGATGGGTTACCCATTCTGCAGCTCGACCAGGCCAATGAATCAGACGCCAACCTGATCAGCCGCCTGGGCGAAGAGTTCGACGCGGTGGCCAGCGTTAAAGCCGGATGCCTGCTGTGCCTGCCGGCGGGCGGCGGCAAGACCGCCAGCGGCATGAACCTGCCGCACATCACTCTCACTCGTGCCGACGGCGATCAGCACCGCTACCTGCAAGCCGACCGCGACAGCTACGACGGCGTGCGCGCGTATTACTACGACGTGAACAGCGCCAAGAAACAGGAGGCCATTGCCGGCGGCGGCGAGAATCTCAAAGACCTGCGCCATACCTACAGTGACCAGCAATCAGCATTGCGCGCCGCCCGTGCGGAGTTTCGGCGCCTGCAACGCGGTAGCGCCACGCTCAGCTACACCCTGGCTATGGGCCGGCCGGACCTGATCCCAGAGCTGACCTACACGCTCCAGGGCGTGAAGGAGGAAATCGACGAGATCATCTGGTATGGCGGAAACGTGGAGCACAGCTTGACCGCAGACGGCGGCTACACCGTGAGCTTGGATTTGGAAAGCAAATTGCCAGAAGACAATGTAGAGGACTTGGCCGAAGAAAATAAGGGCGATTACACGGGGATCATCGCGTACTACCGCGACCATAAAACCGGGAAGGAAAAGACGGTTACGGCGGGCGATCAGTCGAAGCCGAGGCGATTGCGTTGGCTGTATGCCAGTGAGAAGACCGCCAAGCGAGCGGTGGATCGTGAATGGGCGAAGATGAAGGCTACGGCTTGA